The following nucleotide sequence is from Phycisphaera sp..
GCGTGAGCCGGGCCGAGGGTGCCGTGCTGATGACCGCCTATGCGGCTTACATCACCCTGGTTGTCTTGATGCAGTCCGCATAACACGGTCCGATGCCAATCTTTGACGATTCGCGCGGTTTCGCCGCAACTGAGGCCAATTCAGGCGTTCCGGATGCCGATGGTGTCCAATGAACGTCTGAGTACCCGGAGGGGCCCATGCTGCGCGTATCGATCCACGAAGCCGCCGACGGCATGCGTCTGGCCATGCCCGTCTACCACCCCAGGCGCGGCGGTCCGGTGCTGCTCAAGTCGGGTGTCACGCTGGATGGCCGCCTCATCGCGCGCCTGCGGGAAATCGAGCTGCGCGAGATCTGGATCCACTATCCGGGCATGGGGTTCCTGGGCGGGTTTGTGAGTCCTGCCATCCTGCAAGCGCGTGCCGGGCTGAGCCATCAGGTGCTCAGCGCCCTTGATACCGTGGCCGGCAATGCCAAGGCAAAGCTCGAATATGCTGCCTACAAGCGCGCCATTGTTGGGCTCATCGAGCAATTGCTGCGCGCGCCGACCGCCGCGTACTACGTCGAAGAACTCTCCACCGCCGACACGCCACACGGCCGGCACGCCAACTCGGTGTGCTTCTTGAGCTTGCTGATGGGCCTGAAGCTGGGCGACTATCTCATCGCCGAACGCTCGAGGCTCCACCCCGCGCACGCCAAGGATGTGACATCCCTGGGCGTGGGCGCGATGCTGCACGACGTGGGCATGCTGCGGCTGCCCACGCAGACCCTGCGAAAGTGGAACCGCGAGCACGACGAGACCGACCCACACTGGCAACGGCACGTGAAGCTCGGTTTCGATATGGTGCGCGAGGGCGTCGACCCGTCCGCCGCCGCGGTCGTACTCCACCACCACCAGGCCCATGACGGCTCGGGATTCCCGCGGCGTAAGCTGTTGGGCGGCGGTGCCATCCCGCTGGTAGGCCAGGAGATCCACGTGTTCGCGCGCATTGTTGCCGTGGCCGACGAATTCGATCGCTTGCGTGACAGCGGCGATGCGCCAGGCGCCGATTCGGTCCCGCAGGCCCGCCGCGCGACGGTATCTGCCCTTCGCGAGATGGCACTGGGCGAGACCTCAAAACGGTACGACCCGATGGTCATCCGGGCATTGGTTGCGTCGGTGCCGGCTTACGCGCCCGGCTCGATCGTCACCCTGAGCAACGACTCAAGGGCCGTCGTTTGCAACTGGCGCCCGGATGATCCCTGTCGGCCGCGGGTGCTACCCATCGAAGGGCTGGAAGCCGCGGTCGACGCCAGCCCCGATGACTCGGACCTGCTCGACGCCGGCGAGGAACCCAAGGGCCTGATCGATCTGTCCTGCACGCCAGACCTGTACATCTCGCACGCCGAGGGGTTCGATGTTTCGGACGAGAACTTCCTGCTGCCCAGCACCAGCGAGTTCGACCTGCGCAGGGCCGACCGCGAGCGGATCAACCGGGCCGAAACCCTTGATGCCTCCTAAGAAGCGGAATTAGCCAGCCGGCTGGACCTGCTCTGCGGGCTGCTCGGCTTCCGCCGTCGTCGCGACCTGCTCGGTCTTCTCGACAGCCTCGCCAGCGTCTTCCGTACTTGCTTCGACGGTCGTGGCTTCCTTCGTCTCGGCCTCGGCAGGCTTCGCCTGCGCGGAGCGTCCCGGACGGCCCTCGCGTTGGGCTGGCGCGGGTTGGCCGTTCTCGTCGAGTGTGAAGCCGACCGTTTCCAGCCTGGACTCATCCCATTCCTGGCTGAGCACCTCGCCCTGGTCGGGATCCCGAACCAGGACACGGTCTCCCGCGGAAATCCCTGCAAGGACTTCGGCCTCGGTCTCGCTGCGACGCCCCAGGCGGATGGGCACTCGTTCGTAGCGGGCACCATTGGGCAAGTAGACGTACCGGAGGCGGCCTTCGCTGAACACCGACTGCACTGGGATCGTCAACGCATCGTCGACCTGATCCAGCACGATGGTGGCTTCTGCTCGCATCGAGGGCTTCAGATCCTTCGCCGATTCGCCGGGCTGGAGCAAGATGCGCACCGTGTATTCGCGCAGGTTCGGATCGCGCCAGCTCCCACTCTCGGCGAGCACACCGATGGAATCAACCGTGCCCGGCAAGACGCGAGAGCCGAGCGCTTCGATCTGCACCATGGCGGGCTGGCCCGGACGTAACCGCCCTGCCAGGGACTCATGAACCCGTACGGACGCGACCATCTCGGTCGTATCGGGTAGCACGAGCACGACCTGGTTCGGCGAAATCTCGGTGCCGGGCTCGGGGGGGTCGTTGTTCCAGCGGCCCTGGCGTGTGTTCGAGTTGTACACAACCAGCCCGTCGTTTGGTGCGTGGATCACACAGAAGCTGAGTTGCTCACGAAGCTTGGCTAAACGCTCCTCGCGTAGCTCGAGCTGGCGGCGCGCGTTCTTACGGTTCGCCTCCCGGCTGGCCAACTCGATGGCATTCTGCTTTCGCACGCGCTCGACCTTGGCCTCGGCTTCGGCAACGTCACTCGTGCGCTGCTTCTCGTCGCGAGGGCGTTGGTAATCTCGGTAGGTGTCGAACGCGAGCTGGGCCTGCTTTACGCGAGATTCGGCTTCGAGTAGTTGGATCACTTCTTGATCAAAATCGTTCTTGCTCTTGAAGTCCTTCTCGAACAATGTCTTGCTCTGCTCGTGCTTCTCACTGAGCCGGGTGGAATTTCGCTTGGCGCTATCCAAGTCGGCCTGGAGCCGCTCGGTCTCCTTGAGGTCGTCGCCATCACGCCACTGCTGGAGCGCGAGCTCAGCGAGTTCCTTCTCCAGGTTGGCCGCACGCAGATTCGATTCGTTGTCGCTGACCCGGATGAGATAAGCGTTCTCAGCGGCTTCCAGATCGGCACGGGCCGTCTCGACGCGGCTCTCTTCTTCGGTGATCTGTTCCTCGATCGACTCGCTGTTGAGCGTGAAAAGCACGTCGCCCTTCTTGACGCGTGTGCCCTCCTTGGCGATGGTCGTCAGCGTCGCCCGGCTGTCGAGCTTGTTGCGAATCTCGACCTGCTGGCGGGCCTCGAGCTCCCCCGTGGCGATCGTCTGGATGTCAAAGTCACGAACTGAAGCCTCGACCAAGTCGCTCGAGCGGACCGTGTCCATGTCAGCTAATTGTGTCGAGCCGTACCAAAGCCCGCCACCAACCACGGCCAGCACCACGACTGCCCCCGCAGCCTTCACCAAGATGCCGCCTCGCCTTGCTCGTACCTGTCCCATGGGCCACCTTCCCGAGGGCTCGTACCCCTGAGATGTTCTCGAAAATTCCGAATCGGATGCCGAATCGCACCAGATTGGCCGATCCATCGGCAGTCGGTATTCTTGCACACTAGCGTTGAACCACTCAGAGCCCCGATAGGTTCCAGCCTGTCACCGAAAACCCGCAAATATCTGGGGCCTCCCGGATCGATTCACAGACCATGATCACGCCTCCTAAACCATCTCGTGATGCCCCCTGGCTCCTCGTTGTCGCCGCCCCCGCAGAAGCACGGGCGGTGCTTGCCGGCATTGGGCTCGATGCCGATGCGGCTGCCGAGTGGGAGCCACGCGAGACAGATGATGGCCTTGCCGTACTAACAACAGGTGTCGGTAAGGCCAACGCGGCCGCTGGGGTCGGTATTGCGTTACATTCTCGGACGTATGGAGCTGTGGTGAATCTCGGCATCGCCGGGGCACTTCCTAATGGCAAGCCGCTGGCCATCGGGAGTACTGTCGCGGCCACACGATCGATCTATGCCGACGAGGGGCTCGCTCTGCCCGACGGGTCGTTTGTAGGGTGTTCGCAGATGGGTTTTCCGCTTGGCCCCTTCGACGATCGGGGCGTGCCGGCGTCCCCCGGGCTGTTGGATTGCCTGGGTCCGCTCGTGTCGACGACGGCCCCCGTGGCGACCGTGTCGACATGTTCTGGGACCGACGCCCTGGCCAGCACTGTGGCCGAACGCACGCTCGCGGTCGCCGAGGCGATGGAAGGGGCTGCGGTTGGCCAAGTGGCCGCAAAGCTCGGCGTGCCATTCATCGAGCTCCGGGTTATCAGCAACACGACCGGAAACCGTGAATGCCAGGTCTGGTCGATCGGCGAGGCTCTGGATGTGCTCGGCGAGTTGGCCAGGGATGTCGGTGCCGCCGCCCTTGCCCGATAACTCACCGAATGGGTCCGAGCGCACGATTGTGCGGGCGGGGCGGATCTGAACAGGCTACCGAACTGACAAGCGAGGCTGGATTTGCCCCCTGCAAGGACCGATTCCATGGGCTGACCGTGGATTTGCGTGGCGATGCTGCGCGTGGGCCAAAGTGCGGGTCAGGGGGCCGTTGTGGGCATCTCGCTGAAAACACTCTCCGCGATCGGCTCGACCCGCCTCATGAGCGGGTCGGTGTCGCCCATCGCCTTCGAGTTCGGGACCGCCGAGCTGAAGGTGCTCCAGATCACGACCGGGGCGAATCCTCACCTCGTGGCCGCCGCAGCGCTCGAGATGCCTTCGCGGCTTCGTCGTGACGCCCAGGCCCGCATGGCCTACCAGATCGAGGCGCTGCCCAAGTTAGTCAAGGCCGGTGGATTCAAGGGGAAGCGGGCGGTGTGCTCCATGCCCAGCGCCATGTCGTTCTGCAAGCACCTCAAGATCGTCAAGGCCGATGGCGTGGGGCTCGACACGCTGGTGAGGGCCAAGATCCAGTCCGCCCTGGGCTGCGACCCCAACGCGTTGGTGTACCGGTGGGTTCCCGTCGAGAGTACCGGCACCGGCAGCCGCGGCGAGGTCATCTGCATGGGTGCGGGCCGCGACGTGATCCAGCGGCTGATGCGTGCCCTCAAGGCTGCCAAGCTCGAGCCGGTCGCGATGCACAGCGACTTCCAGGCGATCATCACGGCCATGCACGCGTGCACCCGCCACTTGGAGGGCCACGAGGACAAGCCCACGCTCTACCTGGAATTGGGTGCCGGTGGCTCCCGCGTTCTGGTCGGCGACGGCGAGCGGCTGGCCTTTGCCAAGTTCGTCGAGATCGGCGGCAAGCACCTGGACGAGGCCATCGCCCGCGAGCAGAACATCGACCTCGAGCGTGCCCGCTCGATCCGCCTGAACCTCCAGACGCTTGTGCCCGAGGCCGTTGCGGCCCCCGCGGCGTCCAAGGACGAGAGCGTCGACCAGGCGGTTGGTGGTTCGGGCCTGGCGATGCTTGAGGCCGCCCTGAAGCGCTCCCGCGCCACGCCCAGCAGCGAGACCAACGGCGACAGCGCCGTGATGGCCGCCCTGGACGAGAGCGCCGCGGGCATGGAAACGCTGGACGAAACGATGTCGCGCACGGGCACCGACCTGACCGAGCCGCTGGAGATCCTCACCGACGAGGTCCAGATGTGCGTCCGGTATTACAACGGATTATGCCCGCAGCGCAAGATCGAGCGGGTGGTGTTCTTAGGCGGGGAATCCCGGCAGATCGCGTTATGCACGCATATCGCCAAGCGGCTGAAACTGCCGGCGCAGATGGCCGACCCGCTCGCTCGTGTTACCCGGACCGGAAATGAGCCCTGCATCGGCACGGACCTCAGCGGAAGCCAACCCGGATGGGCCGTGGCGCTTGGCTTGTGCCTTCGCCCAACCGATCTTTGATCAGACGCGGATCTACGGAGGATCGTCATGCTCGGACCCTCAGGCGACAACAACCAGCAGGGCGGCGCCCTTGGCGGAGGCTTCCTCCCCGAGGACTATGTCCAGCGCAAGGCCGAGGGGCGGGCCAACATTATTGGCCTGACGCTCTTCTGCGCCGTGATGGGCACGGTGGTGGCGGCCTTCTTCGTCACCAACCGCAACTGGAAGTCGGTGCATGACGAGCGTGAGGCCATCGCCGTGCAGTACACGGCCGCCGAGCCCGAGATCGAGCTGCTCATCAAGCTGGAAGAGCAGAAGGAGCAGATGCTCCAGAAGGCCGAGATCGTGACCGCGCTCATCGAGCCGGTCCCGCGCAGCATCCTGATGGCCGAGCTGGTCACGCGGATGCCCGACGAGATGACCCTGCTGACGGTGGAACTCAAGGGCCGCCGGGTGGCTGAGGCTGCCCCGATCAAGGGCCAGACCGCCCAGCAGCAGCGCACCAGCGTGCGAGGCCGCCAGGCCGGTTCGCTCGGCGGCACCAGGACCGGCGCCAGCGCCGAAACGGACGAGAAGGCCTCGATCCTGCCGCCACGCTACGAGTACACGCTCACGCTCACCGGCGTCACGTCGACCAACGAAGAGGTGGCCGACTATTTGGAAGCGCTCAAGATGTCCCCGCTGCTGCGGCGTGTGGAGATGCACTACACCGAGCGGCAGAAGATGAAAGACCTGGAGCTGCGCAAGTTCCAGATCAGCGCCGAGATCGACCCGCGGGCCGATGCGCGAGGCATCGAGCCGCCGTCGTCGGCCGACGCGCTGGCCAACGGCACCACACTTCCTACCGAAGAACCCTCCGACCTGCCCGAAGGCGAGCCAGAGGGCGAAGAAGCGATCGTGATCGAACCCGACGATGGGGAGGGTCTGTAACATGAAGTTTGGTGTTCGTGAACTCGTCCTTCTCCTGGTGCTCTTTGCCGTCCCGCTGGCCAGCTACTGGTTCGTGTTCAGGCCGCAAAACACCCAGATCGAGCGTGCCCGCGAGGAGATCGCGCTGCGGCGCGAGAAGCTCGAGAAGCTCCAGCAAGAGAGCGCCCGACGCGGCACGCTGGAAGCCGCGACAACCCAGATCGCCGAGCGCATCGAGACCATCGAGAGCCGCCTGCCCACCAACAAGGAACTGGGCAACGTCGTTCGTCAGATCTCGGAATTAGCCGGCAAGGCGGGGCTGCAGCAGCCCTCGATCATCGCCGAGAAGCCCGTGAAGGCGTCGCTCTACATGGAGCAGCCGCTCAAGATCGAGATGGTGGGCGACTTCCGTGGATTCTACAAGTTCCTGTTGGAACTCGAACGGCTCGATCGCATCACCCGCCTGCCCGAGATGACCGTGAGGCGGTCGGACAAGGTCGATGGGCACATGGTGGCCGAGTTCACCCTGAGTATCTACTTCCAGGATGAGGAGGCCTGATGAGCACCGATCCCACACAACTACCCGAGAGTGCCGGCGAAGAGGTCAAGATCGTCGAGAGCTATGGGACCGACGGCAGCAAGCGGCTGCCGATCCAGATCGGCATCGTCGCCGGCGTGCTGCTGGTCACTGGCGGCGTGATCTACTGGATGCACGTCCGCGGCATTGCGCCCGGCAAATTGCTCAAGCCCGTCGAGATGCGGTACACGATCGAGCAGACCCAGGCCCGCCACTACGAGGGCGAGGATCGCATTCTCAAGAGTCTGTCGCTCGCCGGCCCTCCGCCCCAGATCCCGTTGGAAGAGATCCACGAGAACCCGTTCCGCCTCGACCGCGCTCCCCAGGAAGACGCGCCCATCATCTCCGCCGGGCCCGTTCAGGCCCGAGACCAGGTGCTGGTAAAGGCCGAGCAGATGCTGGGCTCGATGAAGATCGAGATGGTGCTCAACAGCGAGACGAACCCGCTTGCCAAGATCAATGGCAAGGTGTACCGCATCGGTGACAAGATTGACGGCGTGCTCGAGGTCGTCTCGATCTCGGGCCGTGCGGTGACATTCCGCGCGAAGACGCTGATGCGCACGCTCGAGATGGAAAGCCAGCGCTAAGCACTCTTTTCGGGGGATGCTCGACAGATGAGCAAGTACAACATCGACGACATCCTCAGCGAACTGACCGATTCGGGCAAGCCCGAAGGCCAGGACAAGGGCAAGGGCAAGGGCGCTCGCCACCGGATCGACGAATCCGAGCAGGCGTTCAGCCCGCTGCCCTCGATGCCCGCCAACCAGGGCGACGCGGGACGCGGGGCGGTCGAGAGCGACCCGGCCGTCAAGCAACGGCCGAAGGACGCACCCGACGCCCGGGTGGGCAAGGCCATCAGCGACGTCTACGCCCCCGATGAGGCCGCGGCGGGCGACGAGTACGACACCACGGAACTCGCCCAGCGCCTGG
It contains:
- a CDS encoding HD domain-containing protein, which encodes MLRVSIHEAADGMRLAMPVYHPRRGGPVLLKSGVTLDGRLIARLREIELREIWIHYPGMGFLGGFVSPAILQARAGLSHQVLSALDTVAGNAKAKLEYAAYKRAIVGLIEQLLRAPTAAYYVEELSTADTPHGRHANSVCFLSLLMGLKLGDYLIAERSRLHPAHAKDVTSLGVGAMLHDVGMLRLPTQTLRKWNREHDETDPHWQRHVKLGFDMVREGVDPSAAAVVLHHHQAHDGSGFPRRKLLGGGAIPLVGQEIHVFARIVAVADEFDRLRDSGDAPGADSVPQARRATVSALREMALGETSKRYDPMVIRALVASVPAYAPGSIVTLSNDSRAVVCNWRPDDPCRPRVLPIEGLEAAVDASPDDSDLLDAGEEPKGLIDLSCTPDLYISHAEGFDVSDENFLLPSTSEFDLRRADRERINRAETLDAS
- a CDS encoding HlyD family efflux transporter periplasmic adaptor subunit produces the protein MGQVRARRGGILVKAAGAVVVLAVVGGGLWYGSTQLADMDTVRSSDLVEASVRDFDIQTIATGELEARQQVEIRNKLDSRATLTTIAKEGTRVKKGDVLFTLNSESIEEQITEEESRVETARADLEAAENAYLIRVSDNESNLRAANLEKELAELALQQWRDGDDLKETERLQADLDSAKRNSTRLSEKHEQSKTLFEKDFKSKNDFDQEVIQLLEAESRVKQAQLAFDTYRDYQRPRDEKQRTSDVAEAEAKVERVRKQNAIELASREANRKNARRQLELREERLAKLREQLSFCVIHAPNDGLVVYNSNTRQGRWNNDPPEPGTEISPNQVVLVLPDTTEMVASVRVHESLAGRLRPGQPAMVQIEALGSRVLPGTVDSIGVLAESGSWRDPNLREYTVRILLQPGESAKDLKPSMRAEATIVLDQVDDALTIPVQSVFSEGRLRYVYLPNGARYERVPIRLGRRSETEAEVLAGISAGDRVLVRDPDQGEVLSQEWDESRLETVGFTLDENGQPAPAQREGRPGRSAQAKPAEAETKEATTVEASTEDAGEAVEKTEQVATTAEAEQPAEQVQPAG
- the mqnB gene encoding futalosine hydrolase, giving the protein MITPPKPSRDAPWLLVVAAPAEARAVLAGIGLDADAAAEWEPRETDDGLAVLTTGVGKANAAAGVGIALHSRTYGAVVNLGIAGALPNGKPLAIGSTVAATRSIYADEGLALPDGSFVGCSQMGFPLGPFDDRGVPASPGLLDCLGPLVSTTAPVATVSTCSGTDALASTVAERTLAVAEAMEGAAVGQVAAKLGVPFIELRVISNTTGNRECQVWSIGEALDVLGELARDVGAAALAR
- a CDS encoding PilN domain-containing protein encodes the protein MLGPSGDNNQQGGALGGGFLPEDYVQRKAEGRANIIGLTLFCAVMGTVVAAFFVTNRNWKSVHDEREAIAVQYTAAEPEIELLIKLEEQKEQMLQKAEIVTALIEPVPRSILMAELVTRMPDEMTLLTVELKGRRVAEAAPIKGQTAQQQRTSVRGRQAGSLGGTRTGASAETDEKASILPPRYEYTLTLTGVTSTNEEVADYLEALKMSPLLRRVEMHYTERQKMKDLELRKFQISAEIDPRADARGIEPPSSADALANGTTLPTEEPSDLPEGEPEGEEAIVIEPDDGEGL
- the pilO gene encoding type 4a pilus biogenesis protein PilO, translated to MKFGVRELVLLLVLFAVPLASYWFVFRPQNTQIERAREEIALRREKLEKLQQESARRGTLEAATTQIAERIETIESRLPTNKELGNVVRQISELAGKAGLQQPSIIAEKPVKASLYMEQPLKIEMVGDFRGFYKFLLELERLDRITRLPEMTVRRSDKVDGHMVAEFTLSIYFQDEEA